A region of Ictidomys tridecemlineatus isolate mIctTri1 chromosome 4, mIctTri1.hap1, whole genome shotgun sequence DNA encodes the following proteins:
- the Chmp5 gene encoding charged multivesicular body protein 5 — MNRFFGKAKPKAPPPSLTDCIGTVDSRAESIDKKISRLDAELVKYKDQIKKMREGPAKNMVKQKALRVLKQKRMYEQQRDNLAQQSFNMEQANYTIQSLKDTKTTVDAMKLGVKEMKKAYKEVKIDQIEDLQDQLEDMMEDANEIQEALSRSYGTPELDEDDLEAELDALGDELLADEDSSYLDEAASAPAIPEGVPTDTKNKDGVLVDEFGLPQIPAS; from the exons ATGAATCGATTCTTCGGGAAAGCGAAACCCAAGGCTCCGCCGCCCAGCCTGACCGACTGCATTGGCACG GTGGACAGCAGAGCAGAATCCATTGACAAGAAGATTTCCCGATTGGATGCTGAGCTAGTGAAGTATAAGgatcaaataaaaaagatgagaGAGGGCCCTGCAAAG AATATGGTCAAGCAGAAAGCCTTGCGGGTTTTAAAGCAAAAGCGGAT GTATGAGCAACAGCGGGACAACCTCGCCCAACAGTCCTTTAACATGGAACAAGCCAATTACACCATCCAGTCACTGAAGGATACCAAAACTACG gttgacgCTATGAAACTGGGAGTAAAGGAAATGAAGAAGGCATACAAGGAAGTGAAAATTGACCAGATTGAG GATTTACAAGACCAGCTAGAGGATATGATGGAAGATGCAAATGAAATTCAAGAAGCACTAAGTCGTAGCTACGGCACCCCAGAATTAGATGAAGATGACTTGGAAGCAG AGTTGGATGCACTGGGTGATGAGCTTCTGGCTGATGAAGATAGTTCTTACTTGGATGAAGCAGCATCTGCACCTGCAATTCCAGAGGGTGTTCCCACTGACACAAAAAACAAG GATGGAGTCCTGGTGGATGAATTTGGATTGCCACAGATACCTGCTTCATAG